From a region of the Actinopolymorpha singaporensis genome:
- the rpsE gene encoding 30S ribosomal protein S5: MAGPQQRRGSGTGDRRDRRDERRGGSAAEKTAYIERVVSINRVAKVVKGGRRFSFTALVVVGDGDGTVGVGYGKAKEVPSAIAKGVEEAKKHFFKVPRIQGTIPHPVQGEKAAGVVLLRPASPGTGVIAGGPVRAVLECAGIHDILSKSLGSSNAINIVHATVEALRLLEAPEKVAARRGLPVEDVAPAALLRARAEVSA, encoded by the coding sequence ATGGCTGGACCCCAGCAGCGCCGCGGTAGCGGCACTGGTGACCGCCGGGACCGCCGGGACGAACGTCGGGGCGGTTCGGCGGCGGAGAAGACCGCCTACATCGAGCGCGTCGTCTCGATCAACCGCGTCGCCAAGGTCGTGAAGGGTGGCCGGCGCTTCAGCTTCACCGCGCTGGTCGTCGTCGGCGACGGTGACGGCACGGTGGGCGTTGGCTACGGCAAGGCGAAGGAAGTGCCCTCCGCGATCGCCAAGGGCGTAGAGGAGGCCAAGAAGCACTTCTTCAAGGTCCCCCGTATCCAGGGCACCATCCCGCACCCCGTGCAGGGCGAGAAGGCGGCCGGTGTCGTCCTCCTCCGCCCGGCTTCGCCCGGTACCGGTGTGATCGCCGGTGGACCGGTGCGTGCCGTGCTGGAGTGCGCGGGCATCCACGACATCCTGTCCAAGTCCCTCGGCTCCTCCAACGCGATCAACATCGTCCACGCGACGGTGGAGGCGCTGCGGCTGCTCGAGGCGCCGGAGAAGGTCGCGGCGCGCCGCGGCCTGCCGGTCGAGGACGTCGCTCCGGCCGCGTTGCTGCGGGCCCGGGCGGAGGTGAGCGCGTGA
- the rpsH gene encoding 30S ribosomal protein S8, with product MSMTDPIADMLTRLRNANRAYHDTTSMPYSKLKAGIAEILQQEGYIAGWRVEEPEAGAVGKTLVLQLRFGPSRERSIAGIRRISKPGLRVYAKSTGLPKVLGGLGIAIISTSQGLLTDRQATQRRVGGEVVAYVW from the coding sequence ATGAGCATGACCGACCCGATCGCAGACATGTTGACCCGTCTGCGGAACGCCAACCGGGCCTATCACGACACGACCTCGATGCCCTACAGCAAGCTCAAGGCGGGCATCGCCGAGATCCTTCAGCAGGAGGGTTACATCGCCGGCTGGCGGGTCGAGGAGCCGGAGGCCGGCGCGGTGGGCAAGACCCTCGTGCTGCAGCTGCGCTTCGGTCCCAGCCGGGAGCGCTCCATCGCGGGCATCCGGCGGATCTCCAAGCCGGGCCTGCGGGTCTACGCGAAGTCGACCGGCCTGCCGAAGGTCCTCGGCGGACTCGGCATCGCGATCATTTCGACGTCGCAGGGGCTGCTGACAGACCGGCAGGCCACCCAGCGTCGCGTGGGCGGCGAAGTCGTCGCCTACGTGTGGTAA
- the rpmD gene encoding 50S ribosomal protein L30, with amino-acid sequence MAQLKVRQVRSTIGRKQNQRDTLRSLGLKRLNDVVVKEDRPEIRGMIATVSHLVAVEEVD; translated from the coding sequence ATGGCGCAGCTCAAGGTCCGCCAGGTCCGATCGACGATCGGCCGCAAGCAGAATCAGCGGGACACCCTCCGGTCGCTCGGGCTCAAGCGCCTGAACGACGTGGTGGTCAAGGAGGACCGTCCCGAGATCCGGGGCATGATCGCGACGGTTTCCCACCTCGTCGCGGTCGAGGAGGTCGACTGA
- a CDS encoding adenylate kinase, which produces MLIMGPPGAGKGTQAKKIAERLSIPAISTGDILRQNVEDRTLLGREAARYLDAGELVPDEIINGMVRARLDEPDTDHGFLLDGYPRTLAQVGTLDDILADEGVSLERVLVLTVDPDELVKRVLNRAQESGRSDDTEDVIRRRLEVYSEQTEPLLDVYDGRGLLVPVNGMGEVNEVTERVLSALAK; this is translated from the coding sequence CTGCTCATCATGGGTCCACCCGGAGCGGGCAAGGGCACCCAGGCCAAGAAGATCGCCGAACGACTGAGCATCCCGGCCATCTCGACCGGCGACATCCTCCGGCAGAACGTCGAGGACCGCACGCTCCTCGGCCGGGAGGCGGCTCGCTACCTCGACGCCGGTGAGCTCGTCCCCGACGAGATCATCAACGGCATGGTGCGGGCCCGGCTGGACGAACCGGACACCGACCACGGCTTCCTGCTCGACGGCTACCCGCGCACCCTCGCCCAGGTGGGGACGCTGGACGACATCCTCGCCGACGAGGGCGTGTCCCTGGAGCGCGTGCTGGTGCTCACCGTCGACCCCGACGAGCTGGTCAAGCGGGTGCTCAACCGCGCCCAGGAGAGCGGCCGCAGCGACGACACCGAGGACGTCATCCGGCGCCGGCTGGAGGTCTACTCCGAGCAGACCGAGCCGCTGCTCGACGTGTACGACGGCCGCGGGCTCCTGGTGCCGGTGAACGGCATGGGCGAGGTCAACGAGGTGACCGAACGGGTGCTGTCCGCGCTCGCGAAGTAG
- the rpsC gene encoding 30S ribosomal protein S3, with protein sequence MGQKVNPHGYRLGVTTDHKSRWYADKLYKSYIAEDVAIRRLLTKGMDRAGISKVEIERTRDRVRVDIYTARPGIVIGRRGVEADRIRGELEKLTGKQVQMNVLEVKNPEVDAQLVAQGVAEQLASRVAFRRAMRKALQSANKAGALGIKVQCSGRLGGAEMSRSEFYREGRVPLHTLRADIDYGFYEARTTFGRIGVKVWIYKGEVPVSRAEREQKQMEARNAAQRRPGGERPPRGGRRGGGERRGERRDSGRQQQPAAASTEASAPESAGAASGTTSTGQEG encoded by the coding sequence GTGGGACAGAAGGTCAACCCGCACGGGTACCGCCTCGGAGTCACCACCGACCACAAGAGCCGGTGGTACGCCGACAAGCTCTACAAGTCCTACATCGCCGAGGACGTGGCGATCCGGCGCCTGCTCACCAAGGGCATGGACCGGGCCGGCATCTCCAAGGTCGAGATCGAGCGCACCCGTGACCGGGTTCGGGTCGACATCTACACCGCCCGTCCGGGCATCGTGATCGGCCGGCGTGGTGTCGAGGCCGACCGCATCCGCGGCGAGCTGGAGAAGCTCACCGGCAAGCAGGTGCAGATGAACGTCCTCGAGGTGAAGAACCCCGAGGTCGACGCGCAGCTGGTCGCCCAGGGCGTGGCCGAGCAGCTGGCCAGCCGGGTGGCGTTCCGCCGGGCCATGCGCAAGGCGCTGCAGAGCGCGAACAAGGCCGGCGCGCTGGGGATCAAGGTCCAGTGCTCGGGTCGCCTCGGTGGCGCCGAGATGTCGCGGTCTGAGTTCTACCGCGAGGGCCGGGTTCCGCTGCACACACTGCGCGCCGACATTGACTACGGCTTCTACGAGGCCCGTACGACGTTCGGCCGGATCGGCGTGAAGGTCTGGATCTACAAGGGCGAGGTTCCGGTGTCCCGGGCCGAGCGTGAGCAGAAGCAGATGGAGGCCCGCAACGCGGCCCAGCGTCGCCCCGGCGGCGAGCGCCCGCCGCGTGGCGGCCGGCGCGGTGGTGGCGAGCGGCGCGGTGAGCGGCGCGACAGCGGGCGGCAGCAGCAGCCCGCCGCGGCGAGCACCGAGGCGAGCGCCCCCGAGTCCGCCGGCGCGGCCTCCGGTACGACAAGCACCGGACAGGAGGGCTGA
- the rplX gene encoding 50S ribosomal protein L24, protein MANSLHIKKGDLVRVTVGRDRGVEGKVIEVDPAKGRVFVEGANRVKRHTKVVQGGGRQGTTGGIVTQEASIPVSNVTLLVEVDGKKVPTRVGYERREVEKTRADGSTYKAFRSVRIARKTGEEI, encoded by the coding sequence ATGGCGAATTCGCTGCACATCAAGAAGGGCGACCTCGTACGGGTCACCGTCGGCCGCGACCGTGGGGTCGAGGGCAAGGTGATCGAGGTGGATCCGGCCAAGGGCAGGGTCTTCGTCGAGGGCGCCAACCGCGTGAAGCGGCACACCAAGGTGGTCCAGGGCGGCGGCCGTCAGGGCACGACCGGCGGGATCGTGACGCAGGAGGCCTCCATCCCGGTCTCGAACGTCACCCTCCTGGTCGAGGTCGACGGCAAGAAGGTGCCGACCCGGGTCGGCTACGAGCGGCGTGAGGTGGAGAAGACCCGCGCCGACGGTTCGACGTACAAGGCCTTCCGCAGCGTGCGTATCGCGCGGAAGACCGGCGAGGAGATCTGA
- the rplR gene encoding 50S ribosomal protein L18 gives MAASLSSHRTANAKTRARLRRQMRVRKKIFGTPERPRLVVTRSARHMVAQVVDDTAGHTLASASTLEADLRASDGDKTARARQVGALVADRAKSAGVTAVVFDRAGNRYQGRVAALADGAREAGLEF, from the coding sequence ATGGCCGCCAGTCTCAGCAGCCACAGGACCGCCAACGCCAAGACGCGCGCGCGACTGCGCCGCCAGATGCGGGTGCGGAAGAAGATCTTCGGCACGCCCGAGCGCCCCCGCCTGGTGGTCACCCGGTCCGCTCGCCACATGGTGGCGCAGGTCGTGGACGACACCGCGGGCCACACGCTGGCGTCCGCCTCCACGCTGGAGGCCGACCTGCGTGCCTCGGACGGCGACAAGACCGCGCGGGCCCGTCAGGTCGGTGCTCTGGTCGCCGACCGGGCGAAGTCCGCCGGTGTGACCGCCGTGGTGTTCGACCGCGCCGGCAACCGGTACCAGGGGCGCGTCGCCGCGCTCGCGGACGGGGCCCGCGAAGCCGGGCTCGAGTTCTGA
- the rpsQ gene encoding 30S ribosomal protein S17, giving the protein MSTNEEVGSVSAAQTGATTTEQKRGFRKTREGLVVSDKMDKTVVVEVEDRVKHALYGKVMRRTNRLKAHDEANACGVGDRVLLMETRPLSATKRWRIVEILEKAK; this is encoded by the coding sequence ATGAGCACGAACGAAGAGGTGGGATCGGTGTCCGCCGCGCAGACGGGTGCTACCACGACCGAGCAGAAGCGTGGCTTCCGCAAGACCCGTGAGGGCCTGGTCGTCAGCGACAAGATGGACAAGACCGTTGTGGTCGAGGTCGAGGACCGCGTCAAGCACGCCCTGTACGGCAAGGTCATGCGCCGGACCAACCGGCTCAAGGCCCACGACGAGGCGAACGCGTGCGGCGTCGGCGACCGGGTGCTCCTGATGGAGACCAGGCCGCTGTCGGCGACGAAGCGCTGGCGGATCGTCGAGATTCTCGAGAAGGCCAAGTAA
- the rplE gene encoding 50S ribosomal protein L5, whose product MTAATEERVQPRLKARYRNEIAGALRKEFGFANPMQVPTVTKVIVNMGVGDAARDSKLIDGAVRDLTNITGQKPAVTRARKSIAQFKLREGMPIGTHVTLRGDRMWEFLDRLLSLALPRIRDFRGLSPRQFDGRGNYTFGLTEQVMFHEIDPDQIDRSRGMDITVVTTASNDEEGRALLRHLGFPFKES is encoded by the coding sequence ATGACGGCTGCGACCGAGGAGCGCGTGCAGCCTCGCCTCAAGGCGCGCTACCGCAACGAGATTGCCGGCGCCCTGCGCAAGGAGTTCGGCTTCGCCAACCCCATGCAGGTCCCGACGGTGACCAAGGTCATCGTCAACATGGGTGTGGGTGACGCCGCTCGCGACTCCAAGCTGATCGACGGCGCGGTACGCGACCTGACGAACATCACCGGTCAGAAGCCGGCTGTCACCCGGGCGCGCAAGTCGATCGCGCAGTTCAAGCTGCGCGAGGGCATGCCGATCGGCACCCATGTGACGCTGCGTGGCGACCGGATGTGGGAGTTCCTGGACCGGCTGCTCTCCCTGGCGCTTCCGCGCATCCGCGACTTCCGTGGGCTCTCGCCCAGGCAGTTCGACGGCCGCGGCAACTACACGTTCGGCCTCACCGAGCAGGTGATGTTCCACGAGATCGACCCCGACCAGATCGACCGGTCGCGTGGCATGGACATCACCGTGGTGACGACCGCATCGAACGACGAGGAGGGGCGCGCTCTCCTCCGGCACCTCGGTTTCCCGTTCAAGGAGTCCTGA
- the rplO gene encoding 50S ribosomal protein L15, producing MASQARNNTAEREGAGGTPLRVHHLRPAPGAKTARTRVGRGEGSKGKTAGRGTKGSKARGSVPAMFEGGQMPLHMRMPKLKGFKNPFRTEYQVVNLDKISALYPDGGNVTVEALIAHGAVRPDRPVKVLGDGEASAAFEVTAHKFSQSARDKITAAGGTVTEL from the coding sequence ATGGCTAGCCAGGCCAGGAACAACACCGCGGAGCGGGAGGGCGCGGGCGGCACTCCGCTGCGCGTCCACCACCTGCGGCCGGCGCCGGGCGCCAAGACCGCCCGCACCCGCGTGGGTCGCGGTGAGGGAAGCAAGGGCAAGACGGCCGGGCGCGGCACCAAGGGCAGCAAGGCCCGCGGCAGCGTCCCCGCGATGTTCGAGGGCGGTCAGATGCCCCTGCACATGCGGATGCCGAAGCTGAAGGGCTTCAAGAACCCCTTCCGCACCGAGTACCAAGTGGTCAACCTGGACAAGATCAGCGCGCTCTACCCCGACGGCGGCAACGTCACCGTCGAGGCGCTGATCGCCCACGGAGCGGTCCGGCCGGACCGCCCGGTCAAGGTCCTCGGTGACGGCGAGGCGTCGGCGGCGTTCGAGGTGACCGCGCACAAGTTCTCCCAGAGTGCGCGGGACAAGATCACCGCGGCGGGTGGAACGGTCACCGAGCTGTAG
- the secY gene encoding preprotein translocase subunit SecY, which produces MLTAFVNAFKTPDLRKKLLFTLFIIALFRVGSVLPTPGVDAAAVRRCLNPALSGGGNNIYGMLNLFSGGALLQLSVFALTIMPYITASIIIQLLTVVIPRLETLKKEGHSGTQKITQYTRYLTIGLAILQSTTIVALARSGRMFQGCNETIIPNDSILTLVTMVLTMTAGTGVIMWFGELITDRGVGNGMSVLIFVSIAAGFPTALWGIRQQKGWVTFLAVIAIGLVIMGAVIYVEQAQRRIPVQYAKRMLGRRAYGGSSTYIPLKVNQAGVIPVIFASSLLYVPVLAAQFNPNAPWAQWITTNISRGDHPVYMLGFFLLIVAFTYFYVGITFNPTEVADNMKKHGGFIPGIRAGKPTEDYLQYVLSRITAPGSLYLGVLALIPLIAFALIGANQNFPFGGTSILIVVGVGLDTVKQIESQLQQRHYEGFLR; this is translated from the coding sequence GTGCTCACCGCGTTCGTCAACGCGTTCAAGACGCCGGACCTGCGCAAGAAGCTGCTTTTCACGCTCTTCATCATCGCGTTGTTCCGGGTCGGTTCGGTGCTACCCACGCCAGGGGTGGACGCCGCGGCCGTACGCCGTTGCCTGAATCCCGCACTTTCGGGTGGCGGCAACAACATCTACGGGATGCTCAACCTCTTCTCCGGCGGCGCGCTGCTGCAGCTGTCGGTCTTCGCGCTCACGATCATGCCGTACATCACGGCGAGCATCATCATCCAGCTGCTCACGGTCGTGATCCCGCGCCTGGAGACCCTCAAGAAGGAGGGGCACTCCGGCACACAGAAGATCACGCAGTACACCCGGTATCTCACCATCGGCCTGGCCATCCTGCAGTCGACCACCATCGTGGCGCTGGCGCGGTCGGGCCGGATGTTCCAGGGCTGCAACGAGACGATCATCCCGAACGACAGCATCCTCACCCTGGTGACGATGGTGCTGACGATGACCGCCGGCACCGGCGTGATCATGTGGTTCGGCGAGCTGATCACCGACCGCGGCGTCGGTAACGGGATGTCGGTGCTGATCTTCGTGTCGATCGCCGCGGGCTTCCCGACCGCGCTGTGGGGCATCCGCCAGCAGAAGGGCTGGGTCACCTTCCTCGCGGTGATCGCGATCGGCCTCGTCATCATGGGGGCGGTCATCTACGTCGAGCAGGCCCAGCGCCGGATTCCGGTGCAGTACGCCAAGCGGATGCTCGGCCGGCGTGCCTACGGCGGCAGTTCGACGTACATCCCGCTCAAGGTCAACCAGGCCGGCGTGATCCCGGTGATCTTCGCCTCCAGCCTGCTCTACGTGCCGGTGCTCGCCGCACAGTTCAATCCGAACGCCCCGTGGGCGCAGTGGATCACCACCAACATCTCCCGGGGCGACCATCCGGTCTACATGCTCGGCTTCTTCTTGTTGATCGTCGCGTTCACGTACTTCTACGTGGGCATCACGTTCAACCCGACGGAAGTCGCCGACAACATGAAGAAGCACGGTGGCTTCATCCCGGGCATCCGCGCCGGCAAGCCCACCGAGGACTACCTGCAGTACGTGCTCTCGCGCATCACCGCACCGGGCTCCCTCTACCTGGGCGTGCTCGCACTGATCCCGCTGATCGCGTTCGCGCTCATCGGGGCCAACCAGAACTTCCCGTTCGGCGGCACGTCCATCCTGATCGTGGTCGGGGTGGGTCTCGACACGGTGAAGCAGATCGAGAGCCAGCTCCAGCAGCGGCACTACGAAGGGTTCCTGCGTTGA
- the rplN gene encoding 50S ribosomal protein L14, whose amino-acid sequence MIQQESRLKVADNTGAKEILCIRVLGGSGRRYAGIGDVIVATVKDAIPGGNVKKGEVVKAVVVRTVKERRRPDGSYIRFDENAAVLLRNDGEPRGTRIFGPVGRELREKRYMRIISLAPEVL is encoded by the coding sequence GTGATTCAGCAGGAGTCGCGACTGAAGGTCGCCGACAACACGGGAGCCAAGGAAATCTTGTGCATCCGGGTCCTCGGCGGCTCCGGTCGGCGGTACGCCGGGATCGGCGACGTGATCGTCGCCACCGTGAAGGACGCCATCCCCGGTGGCAACGTCAAGAAGGGCGAGGTCGTCAAGGCCGTCGTCGTACGCACCGTGAAGGAGCGTCGGCGTCCGGACGGGTCCTACATCCGCTTCGACGAGAACGCCGCGGTTCTGCTGAGGAACGACGGCGAACCCCGGGGGACTCGTATCTTCGGGCCGGTCGGGCGTGAACTTCGCGAGAAGCGCTACATGCGGATCATCTCGCTCGCTCCGGAGGTGCTCTAG
- the rplP gene encoding 50S ribosomal protein L16, giving the protein MLIPRKVKHRKQHTPKRRGMAKGGTSVAFGEYGIQALESHFVTNRQIEAARIAMTRHIKRGGKVWINIFPDRPLTKKPAETRMGSGKGSPEWWIANIKPGRVMFELAYPNEQVAREALQRAIHKLPMKCRIVKREAGEG; this is encoded by the coding sequence ATGCTCATCCCGCGGAAGGTCAAGCACCGCAAGCAGCACACCCCGAAGCGGCGCGGCATGGCCAAGGGCGGCACGTCGGTGGCGTTCGGTGAGTACGGCATCCAGGCCCTGGAGAGCCACTTCGTCACCAACCGGCAGATCGAGGCGGCTCGTATCGCCATGACCCGGCACATCAAGCGTGGCGGCAAGGTGTGGATCAACATCTTCCCCGACCGCCCGCTGACCAAGAAGCCGGCCGAGACCCGGATGGGTTCCGGTAAGGGTTCGCCGGAGTGGTGGATCGCCAACATCAAGCCGGGCCGGGTGATGTTCGAGCTGGCCTACCCCAACGAGCAGGTCGCTCGTGAGGCACTGCAGCGGGCGATTCACAAGCTGCCCATGAAGTGCCGCATCGTGAAGCGTGAGGCAGGTGAAGGCTGA
- the rplV gene encoding 50S ribosomal protein L22 translates to MEARAVARFVRITPRKARRVVELIRGHRAEDAVNLLRFAPQAASEPVLKVLESAMANAEHNLQLGRGTLRVARAYVDEGPTMKRWRARAQGRPGPLEKRTCHITVVVEPSADQPAAGQQRNRRTR, encoded by the coding sequence GTGGAGGCCAGGGCCGTCGCGCGATTCGTCCGCATCACGCCGAGGAAGGCCCGCCGGGTCGTGGAACTCATCCGCGGCCACCGGGCCGAGGACGCGGTCAACCTGCTGCGCTTCGCGCCGCAGGCAGCCAGCGAGCCGGTACTGAAGGTGCTGGAAAGCGCGATGGCGAACGCCGAGCACAACCTGCAGCTGGGCCGCGGCACTCTGCGGGTCGCTCGCGCATACGTCGACGAGGGCCCGACGATGAAGCGCTGGCGTGCCCGCGCTCAGGGTCGGCCCGGCCCGCTGGAGAAGCGGACCTGTCACATCACCGTGGTCGTGGAGCCGTCGGCAGACCAGCCGGCCGCCGGCCAGCAGAGGAACAGGAGGACCCGCTAG
- a CDS encoding DUF1707 SHOCT-like domain-containing protein: MPYGPDMRASDGDREKIASRLRDAHAEGRLSLGEFQDRLDALYSAQTYGELEPLVRDLPVSRTPHTQAVVPDRPAPAHPTRPARRDKALAVMWTIWAAAVAVNLVVWILVSITNGHLEYFWPIWVAGPWGAILATITAGRRYVRD; the protein is encoded by the coding sequence GTGCCATATGGACCGGACATGCGCGCCTCCGACGGCGATCGGGAGAAGATCGCCTCCCGGCTTCGTGACGCGCACGCGGAGGGACGGCTGTCCCTCGGGGAGTTCCAGGATCGCCTGGACGCGCTCTACTCCGCGCAGACCTACGGCGAGCTCGAGCCGCTGGTACGCGATCTGCCGGTGAGCCGCACGCCGCACACGCAGGCGGTCGTCCCGGACCGTCCCGCGCCCGCCCACCCCACCCGCCCCGCCCGCCGGGACAAGGCACTCGCGGTCATGTGGACCATCTGGGCGGCGGCCGTGGCCGTCAACCTGGTCGTCTGGATCCTGGTCAGCATCACCAACGGGCATCTGGAGTACTTCTGGCCGATCTGGGTGGCCGGCCCGTGGGGGGCGATCCTGGCCACGATCACGGCGGGCCGCCGGTACGTCCGGGACTGA
- the rplF gene encoding 50S ribosomal protein L6 — translation MSRIGKLPIPVPSGVDVSIDGQTVTVKGPKGTLAHTVSAPITVVQEEGQLEVRRPDDDRRSKELHGLSRTLVSNMIIGVTQGYERKLEIVGVGYRVVPKGPTQLELSLGYSHSITFDAPEGVSFAVETATKFSVSGINKQQVGEVAANIRKLRKPEPYKGKGIRYAGEQIRRKVGKAGK, via the coding sequence ATGTCCCGCATCGGCAAGCTCCCCATCCCGGTGCCCTCGGGCGTCGACGTGTCGATCGATGGCCAGACGGTAACCGTGAAGGGGCCCAAGGGAACCCTGGCGCACACCGTCTCGGCACCCATCACGGTCGTCCAGGAGGAAGGGCAGCTCGAGGTCAGGCGCCCTGACGACGACCGCAGGAGCAAGGAGCTCCACGGGCTCAGCCGCACGCTGGTCTCCAACATGATCATCGGTGTGACGCAGGGCTACGAGCGCAAGCTGGAGATCGTCGGCGTCGGCTACCGCGTCGTGCCGAAGGGCCCGACCCAGTTGGAGCTCTCGCTCGGTTACAGCCACTCCATCACGTTCGACGCCCCCGAAGGGGTGTCGTTCGCCGTGGAGACGGCCACCAAGTTCTCGGTCTCCGGGATCAACAAGCAGCAGGTCGGTGAGGTCGCCGCCAACATCCGCAAGCTGCGCAAGCCGGAGCCGTACAAGGGCAAGGGCATTCGTTACGCCGGCGAGCAGATTCGGCGCAAGGTCGGAAAGGCGGGTAAGTAA
- the rpmC gene encoding 50S ribosomal protein L29 — MATTSKATELRNLGADELADKLREAKEELFNLRFQGATGQLESHGRLRTVRREIARIYTVMRERELGITAAVESDSTAEGAA, encoded by the coding sequence ATGGCCACGACATCGAAGGCCACTGAGCTGCGCAACCTCGGCGCGGACGAGTTGGCGGACAAGCTTCGCGAGGCGAAGGAAGAGCTGTTCAACCTCCGCTTCCAGGGTGCGACCGGCCAGCTGGAAAGCCACGGCCGGCTGCGCACCGTGCGGCGGGAGATCGCGCGGATCTACACGGTGATGCGGGAGCGCGAGCTCGGCATCACCGCCGCGGTCGAGTCCGATTCGACGGCGGAGGGAGCCGCATGA
- a CDS encoding type Z 30S ribosomal protein S14 has protein sequence MAKTALINKAKAKPKFGVRAYTRCQRCGRPRAVFRKFGLCRICLREMGHRGELPGVTKSSW, from the coding sequence GTGGCTAAGACAGCCCTGATCAACAAGGCGAAGGCCAAGCCGAAGTTCGGCGTGCGCGCCTACACCCGTTGCCAGCGGTGCGGTCGGCCGCGTGCGGTCTTCCGTAAGTTCGGCCTCTGCCGGATCTGCCTGCGCGAGATGGGACACCGCGGCGAGCTGCCCGGTGTGACCAAGAGCAGCTGGTAA
- the map gene encoding type I methionyl aminopeptidase: MFSDRRLHLKKPAEISLMRAAGLVVGQTLEALRAAVAPGVTTADLDALAEERIRASGAVPSFLGYHGYPASICTSVNDEVVHGIPGGRTLREGDLISIDCGAIVDGWHGDAAITVPVGEVEPRLLELARVCEEALWRGLAAVRTGGRLSDVSAAVEAHVRGQGDYGIVEDYVGHGIGTQMHMPPNVPNLGKPGKGPRLQPGLTIAVEPMITLGSQDTDVLEDDWTVVTRDGGTAAHVEHTVALTESGPWVLTALDGGAAKFAELGISVGGQGHQPVG, translated from the coding sequence GTGTTCTCAGACCGCAGACTGCACCTGAAGAAGCCGGCCGAGATCTCGCTCATGCGGGCCGCCGGGCTGGTGGTCGGGCAGACCCTGGAGGCGTTGCGCGCGGCGGTGGCGCCGGGTGTCACCACCGCCGACCTGGACGCACTGGCCGAGGAGCGGATCCGGGCCAGCGGGGCGGTCCCGTCGTTCCTCGGCTACCACGGCTACCCGGCCTCGATCTGCACCTCGGTCAACGACGAGGTGGTGCACGGGATCCCGGGCGGCCGGACCCTGCGTGAGGGTGACCTCATCTCCATCGACTGCGGCGCGATCGTGGACGGCTGGCACGGCGACGCGGCGATCACCGTCCCCGTGGGAGAGGTCGAGCCGCGGCTGCTCGAACTCGCCCGGGTCTGCGAGGAGGCGCTGTGGCGGGGGCTGGCCGCGGTGCGCACCGGTGGCCGGCTCAGCGACGTCTCCGCCGCGGTGGAGGCTCACGTACGCGGCCAGGGCGACTACGGCATCGTCGAGGACTACGTGGGCCACGGGATCGGCACCCAGATGCACATGCCGCCCAACGTCCCCAACCTCGGCAAGCCCGGCAAGGGCCCGCGGCTGCAGCCGGGGTTGACGATCGCGGTGGAGCCGATGATCACCCTGGGCTCCCAGGACACCGACGTCCTCGAGGACGACTGGACGGTGGTCACCCGCGACGGCGGCACGGCGGCGCACGTGGAGCACACGGTGGCGCTGACCGAGTCCGGGCCGTGGGTGCTCACCGCGCTGGACGGGGGAGCGGCGAAGTTCGCCGAACTCGGCATCTCCGTCGGCGGGCAGGGCCACCAGCCCGTCGGGTAG
- the rpsS gene encoding 30S ribosomal protein S19, producing the protein MPRSLKKGPFVDDHLIKKVDAQNDKGSKQVIKTWSRRSMIVPAMLGHTIAVHDGRKHVPVFVTEAMVGHKLGEFAPTRTFRGHEKDDRRSRRR; encoded by the coding sequence ATGCCACGCAGCCTCAAGAAGGGCCCCTTCGTCGACGACCACCTGATCAAGAAGGTGGACGCCCAGAACGACAAGGGGAGCAAGCAGGTCATCAAGACCTGGTCGCGCCGCTCGATGATCGTGCCGGCGATGCTGGGCCACACGATCGCCGTTCACGACGGACGCAAGCACGTGCCGGTCTTCGTGACCGAGGCGATGGTCGGGCACAAGCTCGGCGAGTTCGCCCCGACGCGGACGTTCCGCGGTCACGAGAAGGATGACCGAAGGAGCCGGCGCCGGTGA